A region from the Paenibacillus humicola genome encodes:
- a CDS encoding ring-opening amidohydrolase, with the protein MAMTIGVHKVAMDSPGDTSGLEALIRSGEVDPGALIACIGKTEGNGGANDFTRRLASLSFQLMLSAYIGKERSEAIVFVWSGGTEGVLSPHATFFTRVDDDSVEPVPGEPGLAVSVQNTPDIPAEHIGRMPMVREVAKAVGKAMEDAGVSGPEQVHYVQVKGPLLTPAHLREAAAGGKELVTRDPNLSKGFARGAMALGVALALGEVQEERLSDEAINRDLSLCSGVASTSAGGEMTNCEIILMANTGKGRGPYAIGHAALKDAVDASGVYAAMKDAGLAFKQAPPAELQRQVAAVFAKAEASPDIRGWRTTMLSDADIHYERHARAAAGAVITSVVGSPAVFVSGGTEHQCPPGFAPIACIVRRGGA; encoded by the coding sequence ATGGCCATGACAATCGGCGTTCACAAGGTGGCGATGGATTCGCCGGGCGATACATCCGGGCTGGAGGCGCTTATCCGCAGCGGGGAAGTCGATCCGGGCGCCCTTATCGCCTGCATCGGCAAAACGGAAGGCAACGGCGGCGCGAATGATTTTACCCGAAGGCTTGCTTCGCTGAGCTTTCAGCTGATGCTGTCGGCGTATATCGGGAAGGAGCGCAGCGAAGCAATCGTGTTCGTCTGGTCGGGCGGAACGGAGGGCGTGCTCTCTCCCCACGCCACGTTTTTCACCAGGGTCGACGACGATTCGGTCGAGCCGGTTCCGGGCGAACCGGGCCTGGCCGTCAGCGTGCAGAACACGCCGGATATTCCCGCCGAGCATATCGGCCGGATGCCGATGGTGCGCGAGGTGGCGAAGGCCGTCGGGAAGGCGATGGAGGACGCGGGCGTAAGCGGGCCGGAACAGGTGCATTATGTCCAGGTCAAAGGCCCGCTCCTGACGCCCGCGCATCTGCGCGAAGCGGCGGCCGGCGGGAAGGAGCTCGTCACCCGGGACCCGAACCTGTCCAAAGGCTTCGCCAGGGGGGCGATGGCGCTTGGCGTGGCGCTGGCGCTCGGCGAAGTGCAGGAGGAGCGGCTGAGCGACGAGGCGATCAACAGGGACCTGTCGCTCTGCAGCGGCGTCGCCTCGACCTCTGCGGGCGGGGAAATGACGAACTGCGAAATCATTTTGATGGCGAATACCGGCAAAGGCCGCGGGCCGTACGCCATCGGCCATGCCGCGTTGAAGGACGCCGTCGACGCGTCCGGCGTCTACGCGGCGATGAAGGATGCGGGGCTGGCGTTCAAACAGGCGCCGCCCGCGGAGCTGCAGCGGCAGGTGGCTGCGGTGTTCGCCAAGGCCGAAGCGAGCCCGGACATTCGCGGCTGGAGAACGACGATGCTGTCCGACGCGGATATTCATTACGAGCGGCATGCCAGGGCGGCCGCCGGCGCCGTTATTACAAGCGTTGTCGGCAGTCCGGCCGTATTCGTCAGCGGCGGTACGGAGCATCAGTGCCCGCCCGGCTTCGCGCCGATCGCGTGCATTGTCAGAAGAGGCGGCGCGTGA
- a CDS encoding PucR family transcriptional regulator yields MEGISVGELLEKRSHLFGKQPILAGKSGIHRLVTNVNVMEVPDIYEQVRVGDLLLTTGFSIKDNVAAQEKLILGLAERNISAIAIKRKRYIHTLPPKMLEHADSCRIPIIDLSMDTNFSLVISEVHDEMLSRKLRMINEVHQSLHHLTQLLVMGESLKTFVDHLSHDLGREFSLLTYKDERIRPVEGLEWPDGILRPGRQTRVQAFEGMKIMYSGGARSCCWIPVERNTELLGYLAYEEGAGGELPPSAVMILQHAVKLLALKLTNQYGISRVEERFKEIFLRKWILGEITQKETILLQASSVGLSLREHYVLILTSITGELPLQERLMHNKSFVQQELLIVPIDRQLAVLVPERLYSGGGFSISQLEQALKQAARLSSVRLGVSAAKPIDRIGEAYREAKDALAIFSAIDPGRTFCHYEQLGIYHSLYGIAGSEELIASGLFILKPLLGGGSKQNEELLETLTCYILTSGNVKETAKTLYRHYNSVLYRLERIESILQLSVRDPEHSFRLQLAVRLYEFMKKLDPQRLAAAVRKLGA; encoded by the coding sequence ATGGAAGGCATCTCGGTCGGCGAACTGCTGGAGAAGCGGAGCCATCTGTTCGGCAAGCAGCCGATACTGGCGGGCAAAAGCGGCATTCACCGCCTGGTCACCAACGTCAATGTGATGGAAGTGCCGGATATTTACGAGCAGGTGCGCGTCGGGGATTTGCTCCTCACCACCGGGTTTTCGATCAAGGATAACGTCGCCGCCCAGGAGAAATTGATCCTCGGGCTGGCCGAACGGAACATTTCCGCGATCGCCATCAAGCGGAAACGCTATATTCACACGCTTCCCCCAAAAATGCTGGAGCACGCCGACAGCTGCCGGATCCCCATTATCGATCTCTCCATGGATACCAATTTCTCGCTCGTCATTTCCGAGGTGCATGACGAAATGTTAAGCCGCAAGCTCCGGATGATAAATGAGGTGCATCAAAGTCTCCATCATTTGACGCAGTTGCTCGTCATGGGGGAAAGCCTGAAAACGTTTGTGGACCATTTGTCGCATGACCTGGGCCGCGAGTTTTCGCTGCTGACGTACAAGGACGAACGCATCCGACCGGTCGAGGGGCTGGAATGGCCGGACGGAATCCTCCGGCCGGGCCGCCAAACGAGGGTACAAGCCTTTGAGGGGATGAAGATCATGTATTCCGGCGGCGCAAGAAGCTGCTGCTGGATACCGGTCGAACGCAATACGGAATTGCTCGGATATCTTGCTTATGAGGAGGGGGCCGGCGGGGAGCTGCCGCCTTCGGCCGTCATGATCCTGCAGCATGCCGTCAAGCTGCTGGCGCTGAAGCTGACGAACCAGTACGGCATCTCCCGTGTGGAGGAGCGGTTCAAGGAAATTTTTCTGCGCAAATGGATCCTGGGCGAAATTACGCAGAAGGAGACCATTCTGCTGCAAGCCTCCTCCGTCGGGCTTTCCCTGCGCGAGCACTACGTGCTCATTCTGACGTCGATCACCGGGGAACTTCCCCTGCAGGAGCGGCTGATGCACAATAAGAGCTTCGTTCAGCAGGAGCTGCTGATCGTTCCGATCGACCGGCAGCTGGCCGTCCTCGTTCCGGAAAGGCTGTATTCGGGCGGCGGCTTCTCCATCTCACAGCTTGAGCAGGCGCTGAAGCAAGCCGCCCGGCTGTCATCCGTCCGGCTGGGCGTCAGTGCGGCAAAGCCGATCGACCGCATCGGCGAGGCTTACCGGGAAGCGAAAGACGCGCTCGCGATCTTCTCCGCAATCGACCCCGGGCGCACCTTCTGCCACTACGAGCAGCTGGGCATCTATCACAGCCTGTACGGCATCGCCGGCAGCGAAGAGCTGATCGCATCGGGGCTGTTCATACTGAAGCCGCTGCTCGGCGGCGGAAGCAAACAGAACGAGGAGCTGCTCGAAACGCTGACCTGTTATATTTTGACGAGCGGCAATGTAAAGGAAACGGCCAAAACGCTTTACCGCCACTACAATTCGGTGCTGTACCGGCTGGAGCGCATCGAATCGATCCTGCAGCTCTCCGTAAGAGATCCGGAGCATTCGTTCCGGCTGCAGCTGGCGGTGCGGCTGTACGAGTTTATGAAAAAGCTCGACCCGCAGCGGCTTGCGGCCGCGGTCAGGAAGCTTGGCGCATAG
- a CDS encoding DMT family transporter, producing the protein MNKWAYVGLILLTTFLMGVSFPVGKLGLAFATPFLLMGIRFVLAGGLLALMTAGRRQPRGAKQWLQAAAIGLFQSAGVMGCAYYSMHWITSGESAIITCVNPLLVVLFGTVFAGSRYRPLQWFGVVLGFAGVVFSFGLHLGLQPGTYIGFAGAVSFAVATLLTKRWSPQFDMNVLAAYQMLAGGLMLLLLSLLTEKPHFAVNDESVAVLLWLALMGSIVQFGLWYYLLKNGDPGKTSAFLFLAPIFGVFMSWILLGETVGWQTLAGGALICAGIFLVNRDGAQPVRRASSPAA; encoded by the coding sequence ATGAATAAATGGGCATATGTGGGACTGATTCTTTTGACAACGTTTTTGATGGGCGTCTCTTTTCCCGTTGGGAAGCTCGGACTTGCGTTCGCGACGCCTTTTCTGCTGATGGGAATCCGGTTCGTACTGGCGGGGGGGCTGCTCGCGCTGATGACGGCGGGGAGGCGGCAGCCGCGCGGAGCGAAGCAGTGGCTGCAGGCGGCGGCCATCGGGCTGTTCCAGTCCGCCGGGGTCATGGGGTGCGCGTATTACAGCATGCACTGGATCACTTCGGGTGAATCGGCGATCATCACGTGCGTCAATCCGCTGCTCGTCGTGCTGTTCGGGACGGTGTTTGCCGGCTCGAGATACAGGCCGCTCCAGTGGTTCGGCGTCGTGCTCGGATTTGCCGGCGTCGTCTTCAGCTTCGGGCTTCATCTTGGGCTGCAGCCCGGCACCTATATCGGCTTCGCCGGTGCCGTCTCGTTCGCGGTCGCCACGCTGCTGACCAAACGATGGAGCCCGCAGTTCGACATGAACGTGCTCGCGGCGTACCAGATGCTGGCGGGCGGCCTGATGCTGCTGCTCCTCAGCCTGCTGACGGAAAAGCCGCATTTTGCGGTAAACGACGAGTCGGTTGCGGTCCTGCTGTGGCTGGCGCTCATGGGCTCGATCGTCCAGTTCGGCCTGTGGTATTACCTGCTGAAAAACGGGGATCCCGGCAAAACGAGCGCCTTCCTGTTCCTCGCGCCGATTTTCGGCGTGTTTATGAGCTGGATCCTGCTGGGCGAAACGGTCGGCTGGCAGACGCTGGCCGGCGGCGCGCTCATCTGCGCCGGCATTTTCCTAGTCAACCGGGACGGCGCGCAGCCGGTCCGCCGCGCGAGCAGCCCGGCCGCCTAA
- a CDS encoding LysR family transcriptional regulator has protein sequence MESSDLRIFQAVAREGSITRAAARLGYVQSNVTARIQQLESELQTVLFYRHNRGMKPTPGGVTLLGYADKIVGLLDEAAKAMCADLEPRGPLLIGSTQTTAAVRLPVILARYHKQHPDVRLSLTTGHSDQMTEKVLQFEVEGAFVATRVQHPELQSLKVFEEEAVLVSASGVASLEEAASKPILVFTEGCSYRNVLESWLQFCGLPAGVVMEFGTLETIIGGVSAGLGISLLPRSVVRKAEAEGHVRIHAIPETFSRMNVTFVTRKDAFMSSALRAFLQELAEASEAVSSGA, from the coding sequence ATGGAAAGCTCGGATTTGCGCATTTTTCAGGCGGTCGCCCGGGAAGGCTCGATCACAAGGGCGGCGGCTCGGCTCGGTTACGTTCAGTCGAATGTGACCGCGCGCATCCAGCAGCTGGAGTCGGAGCTGCAGACCGTGCTCTTTTACCGGCACAACCGCGGCATGAAACCGACGCCGGGCGGGGTGACGCTGCTCGGATACGCCGACAAAATCGTCGGCCTGCTGGACGAAGCCGCCAAAGCGATGTGCGCCGACCTCGAGCCGCGCGGCCCGCTGCTGATCGGTTCGACGCAGACGACCGCCGCGGTTCGGCTGCCCGTCATTCTGGCCCGGTATCACAAGCAGCATCCGGACGTCCGCTTGTCGCTTACGACCGGACATTCCGATCAAATGACCGAGAAGGTGCTGCAGTTCGAGGTGGAAGGCGCATTCGTCGCAACCCGCGTGCAGCACCCCGAGCTTCAGTCGCTGAAGGTGTTCGAGGAGGAGGCGGTCCTTGTCTCGGCATCCGGCGTCGCGTCGCTCGAGGAAGCGGCATCGAAACCTATTCTCGTGTTTACGGAGGGCTGCTCGTACCGGAACGTGCTGGAATCGTGGCTTCAATTTTGCGGGCTGCCCGCCGGAGTCGTGATGGAATTCGGCACGCTGGAGACGATTATCGGCGGCGTCTCCGCCGGCCTCGGCATTTCGCTGCTGCCCCGCTCGGTCGTCCGCAAGGCGGAGGCCGAAGGGCACGTGCGCATTCACGCGATTCCGGAGACCTTCAGCCGGATGAACGTCACCTTCGTCACGCGCAAGGACGCGTTTATGTCCAGCGCGCTGCGGGCATTCCTGCAGGAGCTGGCCGAAGCCTCGGAGGCCGTTTCGTCCGGCGCCTAA
- a CDS encoding metallophosphoesterase family protein: protein MKIVVVSDTHMPRMAKKLPDRLVRDLRDADAILHAGDWTQLAVWEALSAYAPTDGVAGNNDGDRITAKFGHRKILTFGGVRIGIVHGHIGGGRASTETNAFAAFAGERVDAVIFGHSHIPVMKERDGILMFNPGSPTDKRRQKHYSFGIFRIDDGRLRAEHILYTDKK from the coding sequence ATGAAAATCGTCGTCGTATCCGACACGCATATGCCGCGGATGGCGAAGAAGCTTCCGGACCGGCTGGTGCGGGATCTGCGGGACGCGGACGCGATCTTGCACGCGGGCGACTGGACGCAGCTTGCCGTATGGGAAGCGCTCAGCGCCTATGCGCCGACCGACGGGGTCGCCGGCAACAACGACGGGGACCGGATCACCGCGAAATTCGGACACCGCAAAATCCTGACGTTCGGCGGCGTCCGCATCGGTATCGTACACGGGCATATCGGCGGGGGCCGGGCTTCGACGGAAACGAACGCGTTTGCGGCGTTTGCCGGCGAGCGGGTGGACGCCGTCATATTCGGCCATTCGCATATCCCGGTGATGAAGGAGCGGGACGGCATCCTGATGTTCAACCCGGGATCCCCGACTGACAAAAGGAGGCAGAAGCATTACTCGTTCGGCATCTTCCGTATTGACGACGGCAGGCTGCGGGCGGAGCATATTTTGTACACGGACAAAAAATAA
- a CDS encoding plastocyanin/azurin family copper-binding protein, with product MKRFRNLVLALSLGAAMLVPTAFASADAATTGQGDVKTDAQTAAGLGLLTGDGSGVNDAYLAKGSTRIQAAIISLRLQGKLSDATAYKGGGNFADAKLVGKSNQAIMAFLKNHPEYGWNGIGGNRFDPLSPISAQQLYKVLLEASGYKSGKDFAYADTETFAAGKGLTQIAGVHALTNSNIATALVEALSATTAHGDTLFDMLKSGKVIPASAAMPQGERIGMRTDAKLGTYFTDKKGRTLYFYSKDSQDLNSCQGQCIANWPVFASEHLQIPAGLNPADFTVLTRTDGTKQWMYKGWPLYYFVKDAKAGDVLGEGVGGVWFVAKSDYSVMLGSNTDLGNYLTDDHGRTLYYFTKDMPGMSACDGTCLANWPVYGKSGGSVPSTLNKADFGTITRADGTKQATFKGYPLYYFVKDMAHGDVTGQNVGSVWFVIDPAKFMPAGSGDMMGSGSNAGGGTGTGTGTGSGTSAGDQSNVKTYHIDIKDYSFGSGPLTVEAGSKIVFTNMDDVKHNAVAVDGSFKIPLLAKGESATITLDKPGTYDYYCEPHKSFMTGQIIVK from the coding sequence ATGAAACGGTTCCGAAATCTTGTGCTCGCGCTGTCGCTTGGCGCCGCGATGCTGGTGCCGACGGCATTCGCCTCGGCGGACGCGGCGACGACCGGCCAGGGCGACGTGAAGACGGACGCGCAGACGGCCGCCGGGCTCGGGCTGCTGACCGGGGACGGCAGCGGCGTGAACGACGCGTATCTGGCCAAAGGCTCGACGCGCATTCAAGCGGCGATCATCTCGCTCCGGCTTCAAGGCAAGCTGAGCGACGCAACCGCTTACAAAGGGGGCGGCAATTTTGCCGACGCCAAGCTTGTAGGCAAAAGCAACCAAGCGATTATGGCTTTTCTGAAAAACCACCCCGAATACGGCTGGAACGGCATCGGCGGAAACCGCTTCGATCCGCTCTCGCCGATCAGCGCCCAGCAGCTTTACAAAGTGCTGCTTGAAGCTTCCGGCTACAAGTCCGGCAAGGACTTCGCTTATGCCGACACCGAGACGTTCGCCGCCGGCAAAGGACTGACGCAAATTGCCGGCGTACATGCGCTTACGAATTCGAATATCGCGACCGCGCTGGTCGAGGCGCTGTCCGCCACGACCGCCCACGGCGATACGCTGTTCGATATGCTGAAGAGCGGCAAAGTGATTCCGGCCTCGGCGGCGATGCCGCAGGGCGAGCGGATCGGCATGCGGACCGACGCCAAGCTCGGCACGTATTTCACGGATAAGAAAGGCCGCACGCTTTACTTCTACTCGAAGGACTCCCAGGATTTGAACTCCTGCCAAGGACAGTGCATCGCCAACTGGCCGGTGTTCGCATCGGAACATCTGCAAATCCCGGCCGGCCTGAACCCGGCTGACTTTACCGTACTTACCCGCACGGACGGCACGAAGCAGTGGATGTATAAAGGCTGGCCGCTGTATTATTTCGTGAAAGACGCCAAAGCGGGCGACGTGCTCGGCGAAGGAGTCGGCGGCGTCTGGTTTGTCGCCAAATCCGATTACTCCGTCATGCTCGGCTCGAATACGGACCTCGGCAACTACTTGACCGACGATCATGGACGCACCTTGTACTATTTTACGAAAGACATGCCGGGCATGAGCGCCTGCGACGGCACCTGCCTCGCTAACTGGCCGGTATACGGCAAATCGGGCGGCAGCGTCCCGTCTACGCTGAATAAAGCCGATTTCGGCACGATCACGCGCGCCGACGGCACCAAGCAGGCGACGTTCAAAGGCTATCCGCTGTATTATTTCGTCAAAGATATGGCTCACGGCGACGTGACCGGCCAAAATGTCGGCAGCGTCTGGTTCGTTATCGATCCGGCCAAATTCATGCCGGCCGGCAGCGGCGACATGATGGGGTCCGGATCGAACGCGGGCGGCGGAACGGGCACAGGAACGGGCACGGGAAGCGGAACGAGCGCCGGCGATCAGTCCAACGTCAAAACGTACCATATCGACATCAAGGATTATTCGTTCGGATCAGGCCCGCTGACGGTCGAAGCCGGCTCCAAAATCGTCTTCACCAACATGGACGACGTCAAGCACAATGCGGTTGCGGTCGACGGCAGCTTCAAGATTCCGCTGCTGGCAAAAGGCGAGTCCGCGACGATCACGCTCGACAAGCCCGGCACCTACGATTACTACTGCGAGCCGCATAAAAGCTTTATGACCGGCCAAATTATCGTGAAATGA
- a CDS encoding cupredoxin domain-containing protein, translated as MIRRIRPESIAAATALLALLMLAACGGGGGTSSGHDMAGMNMPGGQDADHAQAADSQQTAAADAETAGSGGADAGGGTTAGSGGANAEDTAADSAGAAGGSAAADTGGKAADAAKPAGTPGGGGSGTQGAAPASSSGGTGGTAAKPAGAADNGAAGAAGGSGSAGSKPAAGAPDKVAGTAGSGSPAPAKPAAGGSTSHAGHTDGTAASSGRTAGDSDSSPGKTAGAGGGSSTGTAAGGGSSAGTSAGQAADKPADRKSKTYTVEIVNFSFSPNKLEIKPGDTVTFINRDEIKHSATADDKSFDTDLLAKDESKTVAFDKEGEFSYYCTPHPGMKGTIVVKAG; from the coding sequence ATGATAAGGCGTATCCGACCGGAATCCATCGCTGCCGCCACCGCCCTGCTCGCGCTGCTTATGCTCGCCGCGTGCGGCGGCGGAGGCGGCACCTCGTCCGGCCATGATATGGCGGGCATGAATATGCCGGGCGGGCAGGACGCGGACCATGCGCAGGCGGCGGATTCGCAGCAAACGGCGGCTGCCGATGCCGAAACCGCCGGCTCGGGCGGCGCGGACGCCGGCGGCGGAACGACAGCCGGTTCCGGCGGCGCGAATGCCGAAGACACGGCCGCGGATTCGGCTGGCGCAGCCGGCGGAAGCGCCGCGGCCGATACCGGCGGCAAAGCGGCGGACGCCGCGAAGCCGGCCGGCACGCCGGGCGGCGGCGGAAGCGGCACCCAAGGCGCCGCTCCGGCCTCTTCTTCCGGCGGAACCGGCGGCACGGCGGCCAAGCCGGCGGGGGCGGCCGATAATGGCGCCGCAGGAGCGGCCGGCGGAAGCGGCTCGGCCGGGTCTAAGCCGGCGGCGGGAGCGCCGGACAAAGTCGCTGGCACGGCCGGCAGCGGCAGCCCGGCGCCGGCGAAACCGGCCGCCGGCGGGAGCACTTCGCACGCCGGACATACGGACGGTACCGCCGCTTCATCGGGCCGGACGGCCGGCGATTCAGATTCATCCCCGGGCAAGACGGCCGGGGCGGGCGGCGGCTCGTCCACCGGGACGGCAGCGGGCGGCGGCTCGTCCGCCGGCACAAGCGCCGGCCAGGCCGCGGACAAACCGGCGGACCGGAAGAGCAAGACTTATACCGTCGAAATCGTCAATTTCAGCTTCTCGCCGAACAAGCTGGAGATCAAGCCGGGCGACACCGTCACCTTCATCAACCGGGACGAGATCAAGCATTCCGCCACCGCCGACGACAAGTCGTTCGACACCGACCTTCTGGCCAAGGACGAATCGAAAACGGTCGCTTTCGACAAAGAAGGGGAATTCAGCTACTACTGCACGCCCCATCCGGGCATGAAGGGAACCATTGTCGTGAAAGCCGGTTAG
- a CDS encoding RNA polymerase sigma factor: MHNVTDYELMLLVKRKRHDALSALYDRYASLVYSFAWKSLKNEQAARDIVQSVFVRLWTTESEYDPNKGRFTSWLITITRNITTDWLRKERRLAEGIVPFEPEELERLPDTAHASPEARVEREALKEQIRDAYQYLSKQQIELVEHFYWQGYSLSELAALYKEPLGTVKNRLHQTLKILRRHLVAEGEG; the protein is encoded by the coding sequence ATGCACAATGTTACCGATTACGAATTGATGCTGCTCGTCAAACGGAAACGGCACGACGCGCTGTCCGCGCTGTACGACCGGTACGCCTCCCTTGTGTACTCGTTTGCCTGGAAGTCGCTGAAGAACGAGCAGGCGGCGCGCGACATCGTGCAAAGCGTATTCGTCCGGCTCTGGACGACCGAATCCGAATACGACCCGAATAAGGGCCGGTTTACGAGCTGGCTGATTACGATTACCCGCAACATTACGACTGACTGGCTGCGCAAGGAGCGGCGGCTGGCCGAAGGGATCGTGCCTTTCGAGCCCGAGGAGCTCGAGCGGCTCCCGGATACGGCCCATGCCTCGCCCGAAGCGCGCGTCGAGCGGGAGGCGCTGAAGGAGCAAATCCGGGATGCCTATCAATACTTGTCCAAGCAGCAGATTGAGCTGGTCGAGCATTTTTATTGGCAGGGATACAGCCTCAGCGAGCTGGCCGCACTTTATAAAGAACCGCTGGGTACGGTGAAAAACCGGCTTCACCAAACCTTAAAAATATTGCGCAGACATCTGGTCGCGGAAGGAGAAGGATGA
- a CDS encoding anti-sigma factor domain-containing protein, whose amino-acid sequence MQKKVQPECSLCLDVISGICTDEERLAFERHLPGCEACRAEMEELRVVWEALHANMERIEPPADLKRQVMDAVLAEDESLAVQAEQKIRRSARLRKRLMSVSALLLVLLIAGTVWNVRLYRERTKAPIPIEQALSASAAQIKELVPLKPQAEAESRAYGVACIVDNGHNKQFIVYVFGAAATSGSQAYQVWLVKDGQRESAGTFRVKADDRGIGVLAMPIASDRLAFDRIGITLEPDDKGSSPRGERMFASS is encoded by the coding sequence ATGCAAAAGAAGGTCCAGCCCGAATGCAGCTTGTGCCTCGACGTCATATCCGGCATTTGTACGGATGAAGAACGGCTCGCTTTCGAACGTCATCTGCCGGGCTGCGAAGCCTGCCGGGCCGAGATGGAGGAACTGCGCGTCGTATGGGAGGCGCTGCACGCCAATATGGAACGGATCGAACCGCCGGCGGACCTTAAGCGCCAGGTGATGGACGCCGTCCTTGCCGAGGACGAGTCGCTTGCCGTTCAAGCCGAACAAAAAATCAGGCGCTCGGCGAGGCTGCGAAAGCGGCTGATGTCCGTCTCCGCCCTTCTGCTGGTCTTGCTCATTGCCGGCACCGTATGGAACGTCCGGCTTTACCGCGAACGGACGAAGGCTCCGATTCCGATTGAGCAGGCGCTTTCCGCATCGGCCGCGCAAATCAAAGAGCTCGTCCCGCTCAAGCCGCAGGCGGAGGCGGAGTCCCGGGCCTACGGGGTTGCCTGCATCGTCGACAACGGGCACAATAAACAGTTTATCGTTTACGTATTCGGCGCGGCGGCGACCAGCGGCTCGCAGGCTTACCAGGTTTGGCTGGTAAAAGACGGCCAGCGCGAGAGCGCCGGAACGTTCCGCGTCAAAGCGGACGACCGGGGCATCGGCGTGCTTGCGATGCCGATCGCCTCGGATCGGCTCGCCTTCGACCGGATCGGCATCACGCTCGAGCCGGACGACAAGGGCAGCTCGCCGCGCGGCGAGCGGATGTTCGCCTCGTCCTAG
- a CDS encoding acetamidase/formamidase family protein, giving the protein MSRSTHADHILQSTPDTVVRGYLSPFVKPALRIYPGETVQIDTVTGAGVPQEDPEGFFNEQGIPFSDSVQAIVDIVKNVEGRGHILTGPVYIEGAEPGDMLEIRILDLKLRDLYAVNRARPGAGALPDLAQETYTKVISYDMERNTALFNENIDIPLAPFMGVMGLAATEKVPSGPPGRFGGNLDLKELTKGATLFLPVMVEGGLFYTGDAHGAQGNGEANINGLETSLIGVFEFILHKGTSLQWPTAETPTHFIVMGLDEDLNIAARIAVEEAIRFLSGRMGLSPMDAYALSSLAVDFEVTQLVNGVKGVHGMIAKKLFKNLEDTYWAKTT; this is encoded by the coding sequence ATGTCTCGTTCAACGCACGCCGACCATATTTTACAATCAACGCCCGATACGGTCGTCAGAGGTTACCTGTCTCCATTCGTAAAGCCTGCACTGCGTATTTATCCGGGGGAAACCGTGCAGATCGATACCGTCACCGGTGCCGGCGTGCCGCAGGAGGACCCCGAAGGCTTTTTCAACGAACAGGGCATCCCCTTCTCCGATTCCGTTCAAGCGATTGTCGACATCGTGAAGAACGTGGAGGGGAGGGGGCATATTCTGACCGGACCGGTCTATATCGAAGGCGCGGAACCCGGCGATATGCTGGAGATTCGCATTCTGGACCTCAAGCTGCGGGATCTTTATGCCGTCAACCGGGCCAGACCCGGAGCCGGGGCTTTGCCCGATCTGGCTCAAGAGACGTATACCAAGGTGATTTCGTACGACATGGAAAGAAATACGGCCCTCTTCAACGAAAACATCGACATCCCGCTGGCCCCTTTTATGGGAGTGATGGGATTGGCTGCAACTGAGAAAGTCCCTTCGGGTCCCCCGGGCCGTTTCGGCGGTAACCTGGATTTGAAGGAGCTCACGAAAGGGGCCACGCTTTTTCTGCCGGTTATGGTTGAAGGCGGTTTGTTTTACACGGGGGATGCGCACGGCGCGCAAGGAAACGGGGAAGCCAACATCAACGGGCTGGAGACCTCGTTGATCGGCGTTTTCGAGTTTATTTTGCACAAAGGAACCTCGCTGCAGTGGCCGACGGCGGAAACGCCGACCCATTTTATCGTGATGGGGCTGGACGAAGACCTGAATATTGCCGCGCGCATCGCCGTAGAGGAAGCGATCCGTTTTTTGTCGGGGAGAATGGGTCTGTCTCCGATGGATGCTTACGCCCTGTCCAGCCTTGCCGTCGATTTTGAAGTCACCCAATTGGTAAACGGCGTCAAAGGTGTCCACGGGATGATCGCAAAAAAACTGTTTAAAAACCTGGAAGATACGTATTGGGCCAAAACGACTTGA
- a CDS encoding DUF4180 domain-containing protein, with the protein MKITVDQQGQSKVAIVESADLIIRDAQDALDFMASLSYNHDCHKIIINESNVTKNFFELRTGLAGDVLQKYANYNVKLAIVGDFDAYNSKSLKDFIYECNNGKQVFFLSDRQDALRALHGIR; encoded by the coding sequence ATGAAGATTACGGTCGACCAACAGGGTCAATCCAAGGTCGCAATTGTCGAAAGTGCCGATCTAATTATCCGCGATGCCCAAGATGCGCTGGATTTCATGGCGTCCCTTTCGTACAACCATGATTGCCATAAAATCATCATCAACGAATCGAATGTTACGAAGAATTTCTTCGAGCTGAGAACCGGACTTGCCGGCGATGTCCTGCAGAAGTATGCGAACTACAACGTGAAGCTTGCGATTGTTGGCGATTTCGATGCGTACAACAGCAAAAGTCTGAAGGATTTTATTTATGAGTGCAACAACGGCAAGCAGGTATTCTTCCTGAGCGATAGGCAGGATGCGCTTCGCGCTCTGCACGGTATCCGGTAA